GTAAAGAAGGAGGAAGACTCAGAAAACGATGAGGATAAAGCAAGCAAAGAAAACAAATCACCAGTGTCTCCCAAGACGGAGAGTCAAACAGACAGCACAGTCAAGGAGACAACGAAGCAGACGGATGAGGATGGGAGCTCTGAGAAAGCGAAAGGGTCAGCTGTAAAAGAGCCAGACTCGGCCGCATTAGCCTCGGAGAAACCTGTTgacgagacagagaaagaggatgtCAGCAGCACCGTGAAGTCAGCAACAATCAAGGAAGAGCCCATGGAGGTAACCACGGCGACCACAGCAATCAAAGCCGTGTCGGAGGCCACTGGTGCTAGTAAGCCCAGCGAGACGATAGCGGCGAGTACGGATCCTACGGAGGAGGCGAAGAGGAAGACGGCCGAGGAGATCCAGAGAGCCATCAAGAGCGACCAGCAGGCCAAGATCCCGCTCAAGAAAAGGGAGATGAAGCTGAGCGAGGGTTTAAATAGTGGCAATGGTGGCAGCAGTGTTGCCGGCAGTGTTGCCGGCAGTGTTGCTGGCTCGAGTGTCATTGTGGCTAACACATCAATCGCTGCTGCCTCCGTTGTCAAAGAGACGACCAGGGAGGTAATGAATGGCGATCAGGTGAACGGGGACGTTCAGTCATCTAAGCTGGACGAGAGCGGTACGAAAACGAGTACGATTATAACATccacagctgcagctgcagcagcagcagaagaggcCAGGCTGAAGGCACAACGGGAGGAAAAGATGGACATCTCAGAAAAATCAGAGACGGAAAAGAAATCAGCCAAATCTGACGAAACGAAGGATGGTAAAATAGAAAACGAAAAACGGCCTCCTGCGGCGGAAGAAAAAGTTTCAAGTGCAACGCCTACAGAGGAGCCAATGGAGGTGGATAAGCCTCAGGCGACGAGTTGCATTAAGACCATTGGTGCACCGCGCGGGGGAAAGTCTGACAAGGACAGGTCTGACGCGCTAACAAAGGACTGCTCATCCTCGGTCAAAAAAGACAGCGAGCCGTCTTTCACCACCATCAGAAAGGCTCCGCCCGCGGAGGAGAAATCTGTGATCAAAAAATCTGATGCCAAGACATCTGGCGTGTTGGTGGAGAATCGTGAGATCACCTCGAAAGACCCGAAAGACATTCCAAACTCTTCCACAAAGAAAGCCGACTGTTCCAAAGATTCTGATACCAGGGAAACTAAGAAAGACACAACAAAAATGGACGGAGAGAAAGAtcaagataaacaaacaaacaaacctgcCTCTCCTAAAACAACACAGCCAATGGTGCCTCCGGAACAGGGCAAAAGTTCTCGTGACTTAACTGAACGAGACAAAAGCAAGACTGAGAAGTCTGCTGAATCGAGAAGTGTGGATAAGCCACAAGATTCTGTTGAAAAACAGAAAGACAAGGGGATTGAAAGAACAAGCTCTCCCAAGGCAATTGATATGTCTCGTCCGACAGGAGACAGCAGTGTGTCAGAGAAGACCAATAACTTTTCTATTATAAAAGAAACCAAGTCAGCGATCCTGGCTCAAAAGGCTGAAGATGCGTCCTCTAAAGAGAGCGGCAAATCATCCACTAAAGAAGGTGACAAATTGTCCATGAAAGAAAGTGACAAAAAAACTAGTAAGGAAGGTGACAAAGCAGCTAGTAAAGAGGATGACAAAGCAGCTAGTAAAGATGGTGACAAAACATCAGAGAAAGGAAATGACAAACTGACCTCAAAAGAAAACGACAAATCGCATGTCATAAAAGAACCGGTCACGAGTATAACGCCATCTAAGGGAGCGTCTGTCATCAAGTTGGATAGATCAGGAGCGTCTGCTGGTAAAGAAAAACAAACCGTTTCCAGTGAAACGGACAAGCCATCTCCTACTCAAACTTCCACAAAATCCAGTTCATCAGAGGAGAAATCAAAATCACAAACCTCAACAGAAACTGTAAAAAAGGATACAGCTAGAGAATCCAAGCAAGATGTTTGTCCTGCGGTGACAGAAAAATATTCCACATTAAAAGAGAAAGGAGACTCGGCAAAGCCGGCTGATTCTAAGGAGTCAGGAAGTACTACGAAAGAAATGGAAGAGGAAAAAAGTAGCAAGCCCTCTTCAGCGAAGAAGGAATTACAGGAGAAAACGAACGAAAAGAAGCCTGTCGgcgaaaaggaaaaacaaaaggcCGAATCTGAAAAAAATGAGCCGAAGAAAGATAATGCTGGAAAAGTAGACGAGAAGGCGGACAGGGCCGACAAGGTGAAGGACAGGACTGATAAAGCtgagaaggtggaggagaagaacgaCGAGGCCAAGGATGCGGACAAAACAACAGACAAGGGCGACAAGTCGAAGGAGAAAACTGACAAAGCCGAGAAGACTGGAGACAAGAGTGAACAGGCCAAGCAAGGGGTAAAGAGAAAAGCTGAAGTGGAGAAGGAGAACAAGGAAGCGGTTAAAAAGTCACAGAAGGAGACGGAGGACAAATCCAAAAGGTCTGAAGAAGAGAAGTCCGATCGAGATGTTGAAAcagggaaaggaaagaaggaggagTCCAAAAAGCCGGAAAAAGAAAAGGTTGAGGTGAAAAAGGCAGAAGAAAAGAATGAGGAGTCAAAAAATCCTGAAGAGGAAACCGATCGAGATGTTGAaacaaggaaaggaaagaaggaggagTCCAAAAAGCCGGAAAAAGAAAAGGCTGAGGTGAAAAAGgcagaaggaaagaaggaggaagCCAAAATGCCTGAAAAAGAAACCGATCGAGATGTTGAtacaaagaaaggaaaggaggagtcCAAAAAGCCGGAAAAAGAAAAGGCTGAGGTGAAAAAGTCAGTAGGAAAGAAGGATGAAACCAAAATGCTTGAAAAAGAAACCGATCGAGATGTAGAAACGAGGAAAGGAAAGATGGACGAGGCCAAAAAGCCAGAAGAAGAAACCGATCGAGATGTTGAAAcaaagaaaggaaagggggagTCCAAGAAGCCGGAAAAAGAAAAGGTTGAGGTGAAAAAGGCTGAAGGAAAGAAGGATGAGGCCAAAAAGCCTGAAGAAGAAACCGATCGAGATGTTGaaacaaagaaaggaaagaaggtgGAGTCTAAAAAGCCGGAAAAAGAAAAGGTTGAAATGAAAAAGGCAGAAGGAAAGGAGGATGAAGCCAAAATGCCTGAAAAAGAAACCGATCGAGATGTTGAAACAAGGAAAGGTAAGAAGGACGAGCCCGAAAAGCCTGAAGAAGAAACCGATCGAGATGTAGAaacgaggaaaggaaagaaggagtCCAAAAAGCCAGAAAAAGAAAAGGTTGAGGTGAAAAAGGCAGAAGGAAAGTATTCATGCACAGAGCCAAGCTCCAAGAATAAACCGCCTCAAAAGGAGGAAGGGGAAAAGAAGTCTACAGCAGAGAAGAATTTAGCAAAGGACGGACAAGCAGACAAGGAAACGGATGACGCCACCAAGGAGAAGAAAGACGACGGCTCAGTCAGCTCTGAGGAAAACAaggaaaaagacaaagacaaaaacgaggacaaggaggaggaggagaaggagaaagaagaaaaagataaggagggagatgaagaagaggaagctgACAAATCGGCAACCAAAGCCACCGGTGAGGATCCGGTCGTAGACGAGAGCTTGCGTCTAAAGATCCGCACCGCAGCCCAGCGCAGGAAGATGGAGCACCAGGCGGCCCACCGCAGGAAGGCCCGGCTGATccgggaggaaagggagaggcagCAGGCCCTCGCAGCGCTCGACTCGGATCCCGAGGGGGTCGGGCAGGACGGAGGTGGGCGATGCCTCAGGAGGTCCCCCCGAATATGCCGGCCCACCCCCAAACTGGCCGAAATACAGGACAGGAGGCAGGACAAGAAACCGGCCACGATTGCTGAAGAAGGGGAGGATGATAAGGAAAAGGGTGACAACAAGGAGGATgaacagaaggagaaggagaaggagaaagaaaaggaggaggaagaggagtcggAGGTGGAATGTCCTGTTCCGAAGAAGCCTAGAGAGAAGAAAGTGTATGCTGACGGACAAACGAAGTCAAAGGTGACTATCCCGAATTCGCTTTCATACATTAAAATGACAATTATGGTGCTGTGTAATTAAGGAATTATATGGTAAAACTTCTACTCAGCATGACTGAATTAATGAATGTAACAGTGAAGGAAGAAAATTGTGATGCATAAAAGTGTTTACTTGTAGCTTCTATCTGAATAGTTATGCATATTTTAACATTATAAAAGATATGTTTGTTTACTGCTGATAATAATGTTACAACAGTAATATCTGTCGTTTCAGTATCTAAAGCAATGTTCCTCTTTCTTGCACGCTGCATGGTGTTTACAGGGTAGAAGACGGCGGAAGACCAGATGGTCGAACACTCGGACGCGGCGGAAAAAGAAAGGCTCAGACGACGAGGGTGGCGATGATGACCCCGAAAGCGAAtcgagtgaggaagaggagacggaggaggattcCAGTGATGAGGACTACAAGGTTATTTTtgttcgttttttgttttgttttggcttaCTGTTTCGCACTtactgtgtgaacacaccagaggagacggaagctacaaagagtcgctgAAATGTCTTCATAGCAAGAGTGACTGCACGAATAGACCGGTCACGACATGAGCGATTCCCGTGACGgaaataattgactttgtattgagtcgcgcgacaaaagcaattcgggagactagaggcgattcgtgcgacagtttgttgttgaactcctggaaatattatgcaaattagatatgacacggttcggcgacagccgccacagccaatgggaatgttggaatgcttgcattctgcttttaagagacatacgctagtcgcttcaatctctcatacagt
This window of the Engraulis encrasicolus isolate BLACKSEA-1 chromosome 7, IST_EnEncr_1.0, whole genome shotgun sequence genome carries:
- the rsf1b.1 gene encoding remodeling and spacing factor 1 isoform X2, with product MAASAAAAASSPGLCPSFAVICSFLERYGPLLDLPELTFPQLERYLQENSSVPKLLVDLHVKLLRKIGKSVSADRWEKYLVKICSEFNLTWAWELEKKGYKDMTVECKTGILKYLCECQFDDNVKFKTAVNDEDPDKMRLQPIGRDKDGLMYWFQLDQDHNVRVYIEEQDDLDGSSWKCIVRNRNDLAEVLALLKTHIDPSLLVKKDGEEDATANPEDAEKKAEDNGEVKKEEDSENDEDKASKENKSPVSPKTESQTDSTVKETTKQTDEDGSSEKAKGSAVKEPDSAALASEKPVDETEKEDVSSTVKSATIKEEPMEVTTATTAIKAVSEATGASKPSETIAASTDPTEEAKRKTAEEIQRAIKSDQQAKIPLKKREMKLSEGLNSGNGGSSVAGSVAGSVAGSSVIVANTSIAAASVVKETTREVMNGDQVNGDVQSSKLDESGTKTSTIITSTAAAAAAAEEARLKAQREEKMDISEKSETEKKSAKSDETKDGKIENEKRPPAAEEKVSSATPTEEPMEVDKPQATSCIKTIGAPRGGKSDKDRSDALTKDCSSSVKKDSEPSFTTIRKAPPAEEKSVIKKSDAKTSGVLVENREITSKDPKDIPNSSTKKADCSKDSDTRETKKDTTKMDGEKDQDKQTNKPASPKTTQPMVPPEQGKSSRDLTERDKSKTEKSAESRSVDKPQDSVEKQKDKGIERTSSPKAIDMSRPTGDSSVSEKTNNFSIIKETKSAILAQKAEDASSKESGKSSTKEGDKLSMKESDKKTSKEGDKAASKEDDKAASKDGDKTSEKGNDKLTSKENDKSHVIKEPVTSITPSKGASVIKLDRSGASAGKEKQTVSSETDKPSPTQTSTKSSSSEEKSKSQTSTETVKKDTARESKQDVCPAVTEKYSTLKEKGDSAKPADSKESGSTTKEMEEEKSSKPSSAKKELQEKTNEKKPVGEKEKQKAESEKNEPKKDNAGKVDEKADRADKVKDRTDKAEKVEEKNDEAKDADKTTDKGDKSKEKTDKAEKTGDKSEQAKQGVKRKAEVEKENKEAVKKSQKETEDKSKRSEEEKSDRDVETGKGKKEESKKPEKEKVEVKKAEEKNEESKNPEEETDRDVETRKGKKEESKKPEKEKAEVKKAEGKKEEAKMPEKETDRDVDTKKGKEESKKPEKEKAEVKKSVGKKDETKMLEKETDRDVETRKGKMDEAKKPEEETDRDVETKKGKGESKKPEKEKVEVKKAEGKKDEAKKPEEETDRDVETKKGKKVESKKPEKEKVEMKKAEGKEDEAKMPEKETDRDVETRKGKKDEPEKPEEETDRDVETRKGKKESKKPEKEKVEVKKAEGKYSCTEPSSKNKPPQKEEGEKKSTAEKNLAKDGQADKETDDATKEKKDDGSVSSEENKEKDKDKNEDKEEEEKEKEEKDKEGDEEEEADKSATKATGEDPVVDESLRLKIRTAAQRRKMEHQAAHRRKARLIREERERQQALAALDSDPEGVGQDGGGRCLRRSPRICRPTPKLAEIQDRRQDKKPATIAEEGEDDKEKGDNKEDEQKEKEKEKEKEEEEESEVECPVPKKPREKKVYADGQTKSKGRRRRKTRWSNTRTRRKKKGSDDEGGDDDPESESSEEEETEEDSSDEDYKVEKRPRRTKNRTRERHEFDSDTSSSDNLPPNEDPCKHCGLPNHPELILLCDSCDCGYHTACLRPPLMIIPDGEWFCPPCQHKLLCEKLEEQLTNLDAELKKKERKERRKERLVYVGISVENIITPTVEMEEEKEEVKKEKKESKKSKNYGRRSTRQKKYISYRFDEFDEAIEEAIEEDLKEAEGGGAGRGKDMANITGLSKGKDISVIMSEDGKENGKAVRPNAGQRRKKRRRLNDLDSDEDEDEEESEDEFKLSESSEEEEFVASDNEADSDAAVKSDDDSDFGSTGVGSRRFRGSAWARRTMKRRYSARQPPRRRRRPKWYSDDEELEETDEEEEDEIVTEGSSDFSESDLDMRRRRSRRSQRQAVNYRETSDSDGSQAATNRDRTKPRRRLSSSDSKASYSSRDSDEGDRGAKRRRRGGDSSDDGDSKKRRRQQSHKRRRESEDENDNDSASDDSDSEEEDRPVRKRVNRIDSDDSDEEEDKEKKKEEKEEREQPRPASTRLGLDEDEEAALVKGANPLDYLVVDLPPTNGQSPLKGVAEGLLGRAPGVGGVGGGGVLVGPGGVAAATAAGLMAHIGPKNPATATAVSMGTNGLVGQEMAGGDEDEDDLLGVTDLVDYVCNSEQL
- the rsf1b.1 gene encoding remodeling and spacing factor 1 isoform X1, whose product is MAASAAAAASSPGLCPSFAVICSFLERYGPLLDLPELTFPQLERYLQENSSVPKLLVDLHVKLLRKIGKSVSADRWEKYLVKICSEFNLTWAWELEKKGYKDMTVECKTGILKYLCECQFDDNVKFKTAVNDEDPDKMRLQPIGRDKDGLMYWFQLDQDHNVRVYIEEQDDLDGSSWKCIVRNRNDLAEVLALLKTHIDPSLLVKKDGEEDATANPEDAEKKAEDNGEVKKEEDSENDEDKASKENKSPVSPKTESQTDSTVKETTKQTDEDGSSEKAKGSAVKEPDSAALASEKPVDETEKEDVSSTVKSATIKEEPMEVTTATTAIKAVSEATGASKPSETIAASTDPTEEAKRKTAEEIQRAIKSDQQAKIPLKKREMKLSEGLNSGNGGSSVAGSVAGSVAGSSVIVANTSIAAASVVKETTREVMNGDQVNGDVQSSKLDESGTKTSTIITSTAAAAAAAEEARLKAQREEKMDISEKSETEKKSAKSDETKDGKIENEKRPPAAEEKVSSATPTEEPMEVDKPQATSCIKTIGAPRGGKSDKDRSDALTKDCSSSVKKDSEPSFTTIRKAPPAEEKSVIKKSDAKTSGVLVENREITSKDPKDIPNSSTKKADCSKDSDTRETKKDTTKMDGEKDQDKQTNKPASPKTTQPMVPPEQGKSSRDLTERDKSKTEKSAESRSVDKPQDSVEKQKDKGIERTSSPKAIDMSRPTGDSSVSEKTNNFSIIKETKSAILAQKAEDASSKESGKSSTKEGDKLSMKESDKKTSKEGDKAASKEDDKAASKDGDKTSEKGNDKLTSKENDKSHVIKEPVTSITPSKGASVIKLDRSGASAGKEKQTVSSETDKPSPTQTSTKSSSSEEKSKSQTSTETVKKDTARESKQDVCPAVTEKYSTLKEKGDSAKPADSKESGSTTKEMEEEKSSKPSSAKKELQEKTNEKKPVGEKEKQKAESEKNEPKKDNAGKVDEKADRADKVKDRTDKAEKVEEKNDEAKDADKTTDKGDKSKEKTDKAEKTGDKSEQAKQGVKRKAEVEKENKEAVKKSQKETEDKSKRSEEEKSDRDVETGKGKKEESKKPEKEKVEVKKAEEKNEESKNPEEETDRDVETRKGKKEESKKPEKEKAEVKKAEGKKEEAKMPEKETDRDVDTKKGKEESKKPEKEKAEVKKSVGKKDETKMLEKETDRDVETRKGKMDEAKKPEEETDRDVETKKGKGESKKPEKEKVEVKKAEGKKDEAKKPEEETDRDVETKKGKKVESKKPEKEKVEMKKAEGKEDEAKMPEKETDRDVETRKGKKDEPEKPEEETDRDVETRKGKKESKKPEKEKVEVKKAEGKYSCTEPSSKNKPPQKEEGEKKSTAEKNLAKDGQADKETDDATKEKKDDGSVSSEENKEKDKDKNEDKEEEEKEKEEKDKEGDEEEEADKSATKATGEDPVVDESLRLKIRTAAQRRKMEHQAAHRRKARLIREERERQQALAALDSDPEGVGQDGGGRCLRRSPRICRPTPKLAEIQDRRQDKKPATIAEEGEDDKEKGDNKEDEQKEKEKEKEKEEEEESEVECPVPKKPREKKVYADGQTKSKGRRRRKTRWSNTRTRRKKKGSDDEGGDDDPESESSEEEETEEDSSDEDYKVEKRPRRTKNRTRERHEFDSDTSSSDNLPPNEDPCKHCGLPNHPELILLCDSCDCGYHTACLRPPLMIIPDGEWFCPPCQHKLLCEKLEEQLTNLDAELKKKERKERRKERLVYVGISVENIITPTNTTGKGEHEGQCGEVEMEEEKEEVKKEKKESKKSKNYGRRSTRQKKYISYRFDEFDEAIEEAIEEDLKEAEGGGAGRGKDMANITGLSKGKDISVIMSEDGKENGKAVRPNAGQRRKKRRRLNDLDSDEDEDEEESEDEFKLSESSEEEEFVASDNEADSDAAVKSDDDSDFGSTGVGSRRFRGSAWARRTMKRRYSARQPPRRRRRPKWYSDDEELEETDEEEEDEIVTEGSSDFSESDLDMRRRRSRRSQRQAVNYRETSDSDGSQAATNRDRTKPRRRLSSSDSKASYSSRDSDEGDRGAKRRRRGGDSSDDGDSKKRRRQQSHKRRRESEDENDNDSASDDSDSEEEDRPVRKRVNRIDSDDSDEEEDKEKKKEEKEEREQPRPASTRLGLDEDEEAALVKGANPLDYLVVDLPPTNGQSPLKGVAEGLLGRAPGVGGVGGGGVLVGPGGVAAATAAGLMAHIGPKNPATATAVSMGTNGLVGQEMAGGDEDEDDLLGVTDLVDYVCNSEQL